A stretch of DNA from Xyrauchen texanus isolate HMW12.3.18 chromosome 31, RBS_HiC_50CHRs, whole genome shotgun sequence:
TTTCTGTAAGACAACAAACTAGCCAGTAGCTCCCTAAAAAACGAAACCGCGTCGACTAGTTTCCACTGTTAAGTAAATTAAATAGTTTGTAATAGAAGCAAGAGATTTGCTCAGGTCAGTTAACAAGCTAATGTTATCAATCAAATCCCAGCAGAGAAAAGCCTCGATCTttgaaatcatttaaataatgtaaatgatccaattaaattaaatatatatattttttttacatatgttcATATTGGCTGTTTCGGACCATTTTGGCAGCCTAAGTGAGATCCGTTATGGGGGTGCATTTGTGCCAGCAACCCCTTCATTAGACAGCCTTAAACTAACATGTGAAAGTAAAGAATTTAGGACAGATTTGTTTTTAACTATTGCACAATACAATACGATAGCTATTAAAGATGGCGTCGTTCCAAAACCAACATTGTAAATGTTAAATGGACAATGACTAAAACTGTCCAAAATGgagagacatattttaagcatttggaaatatattgaaattattattttcatgcgaTTCATACGTTTTTAAAGCTTTAAGGGAAATCAGACATATTTTATGATTgcaagttaaatatgaataaattatgtttttaatgtgGCAATTTgcatgacaattaatcgtcataatcataATTGTTTCGGTGAATTgttcataatcatgacagccctaaTTACAAGTTTCTTTGGTTTCCGTAAAAATATTAATCAGCCCACTCATAATCGGACGAGCGATCCCACTCAAATTCAGTTCTCCAAATAGGAAGACCTCCAAGTATTAATCTTAGATCATGCTGTtgttttgggagaactatttacTTCATATTATTGGGCTTAAAGATTCATTTTGATCAGTTTGACTGCTTGGGCAATGATTTTTTAAGTGTTTCTGTAGATGACCAGATTGTTTGAAACTTTTACCACATGAAAAACAGcggtaaggtttctctccagtatggattctctcgtgtgttttcaagttttccaaccgagtgaaactcttttcacattgTGAGCACTTGAAAGGTTTTTCCCCAGAATGGATTTTAAGGTGCACGGTCAACTGGCCGGCTGAAGTAAAGATCTTCTCACATTTAAAGCACTTATTAGCCACCACACCGGTATGCGTTTTCTGGTGCACTTTAAAGTAGAACGAgcatgcaaaactctttccacaaagagAACACTTGTAAGGCTTTTCTTTGGTGTGGATTTTCAGGTGTTGTTTTAGAAACTTTGCCTTTACAAACGTTTTACCGCACTGATCACATTGAAATGGCCTTTCTCCAGAGTACAAGCAGAGATGATCTTGGAGATGGTCTGCAGATGCAAAACTTtccccacactgatggcacgagAAGGGCTTCTTGCCAGTGTGAACTCTTGTGTGTCTGACaagttgctctttttgtgtgaaactctttctaCAATGATGACACGTGTAAGGCTTTTCACCTGTGTGAATGCGTGTGTGCTTATTAAGGTTTCCTTTAGTAGTGAAGCAATTCCCACACTCATGGCacgtgtaaggtctctctccagtgtgaactctcatgtgtgtaTTAAGATTGCCGTcatttgtgaaactctttccacactgagagcaggagAAAGATTTCTTGGCTGCTCTTCTTCTGCGCTTCTTAGACTTTGAGCCACTCGAAGATGTTTTTCCAGGTAttaaatcatgatgtttctgatcctgaagtttctcctccacttcattcagctctTGAGGTTCCTCTTGCTCTTCCATCAACTCTAAAATGAACAAAGTAAATTGATTATTAAACCTTTATTAAAACCTTTTAAGTCATggtacaagctgaatagtcggttaagagctaatgattaatcgttcgattagtcgattatcaaaataattattagttgcagccctagtcggGATGGATTGCATACTTCCGTCATTTGTCCGTGTGTGTTTAAGTCATGTccgtttaaaaagaaaagaaggtccaGCTCGTTAATATGTGCGGTGATAGTACTTTGAAtctgaaagcttgtagccacaaccAGGGActaaaacagaaatgtttttcatttccgTTCGCCCTGagcaaaaacagcattttttcGTTCTGATTTAGAAGTTCAGCCTTTCCAAAGGCTAccaccggttagaacaaaataaaagaaccgCTAATAGTGTTCAACAGTTCACAGTTAATAAAAATGCCTGTTCTCCgcactaaggggtgggtgaaataccaactgcggtgttgccagatctcacgaGATAAATAAGCAATCTGGTtcggaaaaacaagcccaaaataagacaCTTGCCTCACAAGACACTTAGACATTGTGTTAATACAATAATAAACCGGTGTGCAGTACAGTGTCTGGcacggctctgatatgcggaccgctAAAATGATTCAAGCGGTCATAATGTTCAAGTGCTCACCTCACTGTTTCATCCCCCTGTCACTTCTAACTGTCTTgtctgtggagtggtggtggcgtagtgggctaaagcacataacatgtcttccaaatggacaatgaccccaagcatacttccaaagttgtggcaaaatggcttaaggacaataaagtcaaggtattggagtggcatcacacagccctgacctcaatctgattgagggcagaattgaaaaagtgtttgagcaaggaggtctacaaatcTGATTCAGTTacgccagttctgtctggaggaatgggacaaaattccagcaacttattgtaagaaACATGTGGGATTCTATCCAAAACATTTGATCAAAGATAAACACTttgaaggcaatgctaccaaatactaacaaagtgcatgtaaacttctgacccactgggaatgtggtgaaagaaataaaagctgatataaatcactctctctactattattctgacatttcacattatttgtttttcagcgttaatttttatttaacactgaaaatttgcctcaatctggatggcggaggacgaatctcagttgcctcagcattggagactgtcaatccgcgcatcttatcacgttgatTGTTGGCTTgctgagcgcgttactgcggagaccttgtgcgtgtggaggcttcacgctattctccacgggtgccccaccgagaaccacattatagcgaccacgaggaggttaacccaacgtgactctacccaccctagcaacagggccaattggttgccaaggaagcctgactggagtcactcaacataccctggattcgaacttgtgactccaggtgtgattgttagcgtctttacttgctgagctactcaggccccctggcatttcacattctaaaaaaaaaaaaaaaacatttcttgttgcacttaaatctgttttgtatactattctgatgatagtgaaacctttgtaatatggcacttttcgtaccactgtctccttaagatgattcgcttatgttttcctcttttgtaagtcgctttggataaaagcgtctgccaaatgaataaatgtaaatataaatgtaaaaataaagtgatccaaactgacctacgacagggaatgttttctatgattaaatgtcaggaattgtgaaaaacagattttaaaagcattttgctaAGGTGTATGTCAATGgaatttttatctcagtgatttggactgtggcgtgattgttggtgccagatgggctggtttgagtatttctgggattttcacacacagcagtttctagaatttactcagaatggtgccaaaaactaaaaacattcagtgagcgacagttctgcagatggaaacacttgctgatgagagagatcaacagaaaatggccagactggtttgacatgtcgaacattgaggcgaatgggctacaaccgGGTTTCCCTTCTGTCAGCATCTTTTAGTGCAACTTTGAGAGATAAACATCATCTGGTTACAGATTCTGACGTCATTTGTTAGTCCTGAAAATGTCAAACAATATAAAAGGAAAAAACATACCTGAAGGAAtgacatcatcattatcatcttcACTcggttgttcctctgctgtgattttttcatcatcatcatcataataatcTTCTTCATCAATCTCTTGTACCTCTGCTGTGATTTCATCATCTTCTTCATCACTCAGTTGCTCCTCTACTGTGTTTTCTCCtcgcatctcaatcgggttcttcaacatcttcactggtgtctgcagcatctgctgttctccagcgttacagacagaagtcagagactctgtggaggtttgatcaccctgattactgtcacacacactctcctgagcatcagtagaacagagtaaagtgagctgtgagtcctgtgtgtctctggatctctgttcagagagtttgtccagcagctgctgtggtgtggactgatctctgccgctccacactgaatcctgacattctgtggaggtcccatcagtcacacacactgaagattgacaggaaaccttttccagcttctgacaaacacaacacaatcacatctgtaccgttcatcatcacagagtcacagtcaaatcacatcatttgaaacttacaatctcaactttaaagatacagttcacccaacaatttaaattctctcatcatttactcgccctcatgccaacAAAGATGTACAGAAatgtatttcttcagcagaacacaaccaaagattttaagaagaaaatctcagctctgtaggtccatacaatgcaaactaATGGTGATAAGACATTTgttgctccaaaaaccacataaagtaaacattaaagtaatccataagactccgttTGTTCAATCCATATCTTCTTAAGCGATATAATTGGTACGGGTGAAAAACGGAtccaaaatttaagtcctttttttttttactctaaaatgtacactttcacttctgaaagtgacatgtggtgcctgtttagtttcactttcacatctgaaggtTATAGTTGACATTTAGtgcaaaaaaggacttcaatttgGATCTGTTTTTTACCCGCACGTATTATacagcttcagaagatatggattaaacaactggagtcttgtaaggaaacataaaagtaatccacatgaggtttttggagctacaaaggtctgatcacaatacattttgctgtgaactatccctttaaatctctgGAAACAGATTTTAAGATTTAGCTAAAGCAAGTTCATTAAAATCCAAGACACAGTGATCCAgtttaaggatgaaatgaatgtttaacctgtaaactgtctctctccatcagttttgtcttcatcaCTTCTTTCTTCAACTCTCTCATGATGAAAATCTGAACACAAACAgatctgtaaaacaaaacaaaaactttataaagattatatacatttaaatgtgcttGTGTTTGGTTTCATTTTCTTGACAGCATGAATATGATCGGACATTAACCCATAACAAGCTTTATTCAACATCTAATCGCTTTCACTGAACTAATTTACAAAGACTTTAACGAGCTCATATATCACAAATTAATCATAATATTCAGATATTTCTGCTGGTTTctcctgaaactgaatattttaaagagtATGTCACAAAACCGCCACATAAAACGATTATAAGCTTCATTTTCGATCACTAAattgaaaaacagaacaaaatacgacatgcacattaaaaaaaccacaacaaaataaatacaaatctcatAAATTAAGTCAAACAAGTTGAGGCACGTACCGAACTGAGTGCTCAAACTGTGACTTCcgctttcttcttcttcttcgtttTTATTTGCGGTTTGCATTCTTAGAATGCGCATTACCGCCATCTACAGGAGCAATGGATCATAGACTTTCCTACTACAGTACTCCCCAGGTTTATCAGGACTAAAAGCTTCCAATGGAGCTGCGTGTTCAgcgcgtgttcagctcctccatttTTAGCCGCGAGCACCGCATATCCCAGAGAAAGATATAGCTGCCCCAACTATGAGGACATTAGAGGGACTTTTTATACAAAATTTGAAATACTTTGCCCTAACTTCATAAAattagacaacaaaacacaatttcaacatttattaggtGAAAAAAGAGATTGTATCATACTAGCAGCAAGATACATTGATGCTTGTCACAAAGAGAGAGTCGACGACTAATcagtgatgcacacacacacagagagaattCTAAATTGttcacagaattttgaaatgttcataaactggttctaattattatttttttttattattattatttgttacactgttaatttgtacaattaatttaatttgtacatttaaatttaagttatgttataatattttattattttgatgtctttataattattctatgtattccaagctttggcaatattgtattgtgtacgatcatgccaataaagtacttttaaattgaaatagagagagagagagagagagagagagagagagaaaggggccTATATtctttcaattatattttaacttttaagAAACTGTAATAGTATATTCCTATTATTGGATTCAACATGTTCTTTAATGTTATTTCTTGCTCTCCTTTCTTCTGTAATTCTTCTACTAATTTGTTTCTTCCGTAATTGAAATATCTATCAAAACATTGCGATTAAATGTATGTTGTTCGCCCAGCATGTGAAAAAACAGGCATCTTATACACTTAACACTGACAAGAGATCAGTGGAATCATATCTACAggtcagaatgtcatagagaatAATGCAGAGTTTACTCGACACGATTTTAGGCCTGAATTCACTCgccaacagttttgtggagatcgccgacaaaagcccgaaatcataggcaaatcagagcttgcACCCATGAACGACAAacacaatgtatgaattatcaaagacgcgatctgagagaagcgccaacgcgtcgccgatgtcagcgagatatctagcatgttaaatatctggacctgtctgcgatttcaaatcgtgcaatgtgaaatgtgttttgactgcaGCGTTgatctacagccaatgagagagcaagagacGGGGGAAGGTGAAAGTCAcctacctgcaacagaacatcaactagcggCTGTGGTaacaagaaagtctcattggaccgaagaaatggaggaataaTTAGTTGAAtgttggcaggagcaccagcgcctatttgatgtttcctctgaactgttgCACAACCGGATGGAGGAAGAGGAAtagccaattctcttggacagtcagggaagcaaataggtagatcagaaatttttcatattgtaaccaataaaatacatgattaaaaacatacacatcatatcctgaaatgcataacatatgatcatggattagttttcgtatctcgtatcacttctggcgtgtactctgttgtgaaacgagTCGagacagagtcgtcggggattcgtgaAAAGTGACATGTTTTGTAAGGTGTTCACCCCTGCCtccgattcctcgtgtaatttgaaaaccctacgatttccatgacaagacagagagttgtgtaatatgaacggtaccacaatccgacgtctttgaaagtcgtgtaatGTGTAGAAGGAATCAGAGGATGGCTTATTTGAAATGTGCCAGCAAGCTGCCTTTAAttatcaccctggcaactgcctagccACACCCTAGCATGTATCCAGAGTGCCACACCAACACTTTAGCAAATCACCCAGCCATATTTCAAGCCGTACTTCAATTCTTATTTCATATAGAAATGGGGGAGGGCTCTTTTGACTCACAAGCAGCCATGAGGAACCAgcctagccatgccctagcaatcTTCGAGAGCACCCTAGCAATCGTGTAGAAACACctgtatctctgcaccagaatatcatagagacatggGGGAGGGCTCTTTTGACTCACAAGCAGTCATTAAGAATCAgcctagccatgccctagcaatcTTCGAGAGCACCCTAGCAATCGCGTAGCAACACCTATATATAggcaccagaatatcatagaaatgGTGGAGGGCTCTTTTGACTCACAAGCAGCCAATGACTTGAGACAGTGTACTGAGGCCCTTGGCGGGACATTGTGGTGACGAGTTTAGCCACGTCAAGCACCACTCAGAAAACATATCTTGTAAAACCGTTTCAGTGAGAAATAAAACTAGCCAGTAGCTCCCTAAATTACTAAATCAATTCAGATAGCTTACACTGATTAATAAATCACATCGTTTGTAATAGAAGCAAGAGATTAGCAGACATTATTTTATTGTAACTCAGGTCAGTTTTAAAAGCTAACGTTATCAAACAAATCCATGCAGAGGAAAATGCTTAAATTGGCATCACAATCAACCTACATGTCATAAATGATTTATATTATGTAAAGGGTCACATCAAATTAATGGCAAAGCTGTTTTTCCATATCTGCATATGGTGGTCATCAGGTAAGGATTTGTCAGGAACATTTTTACAAGGGCTCATGCCAGTAAAAGGGGTCTAGCGACACCCCAGTTGCAGACTGAACATGtgctactgttaatgctgtttgattGTGAgtaatttaataaagatgtttgaagaCCTCATCttgtaatgtattattatatcTATGCCCAAAAGAGAACAGTAGCATTACATCATTTAGTGACCAAAACACCTGACGTTCACACGGTCAACTTATGCAATAATCCCTCTACACTGATGACCACTCCCATGCCTGCATCGTTAATAGCTTTCTCTTTGTGTGcctgctttgttttttgtttatcagCCCCCGGAGCATGTTTAATTTAGGGATCATCATGCAATGCTTGTAAATTACATGATATTTGCGTGCTTTCTTGTTCATTACATCTCTTCGTACATTCAGAGTGTTGATTCAGTCACATTGCTTGGTTTCATTCCAAgtgaatattgtttttaaatttgtatttaggTGCAATGAAAGGACCGCAACATCTGCAGCTGGACCAGTGGTGGATTTCCAAACTGTTGGATGATAGGTTGTACCATGAGGATTTTTATTCGCAATACCGCTCTCACTGCATCATTCTCTGGCAAAATCAAGTTTGTTGCCTTACAGCAATCGGCCTTTGTTCCACTCAACCTTGATGACATGACAGTGATGCGGAAGTCTTAAAGGTGATTGGCCAAATTATGAGACCACTGATTGAGTCATAGGAAGTGATTAAATGGCCGATTGACTGTAGCATCCTTAGTTTCCATTAACACAAATGTAGCCCACGCACAACAGAAAAGCATTCCGAAACATTtctgaattaatacatttatgcatttggcagacggttttatccaaagtgacttacagtacacttattacagggacaatccccccggaacaacctggagttaagtgccttactcaaggacacaatggtggtggctgtggggatcgaaccagcaaccttctgattaccagtgatgtgctttagcccactacaccaccacctctcctCCATAATCTCCATATTAAGAAGACTTTGATTAGATGTTGTCTTTTGGGAGAAAATCTATCTATGTGTTCATCTGAACTTCCACCAAATTTACTTGATATCTTTGGACCTTTTGAATTTTTGCTCGCTGTGAATACTTGGGCAATTCTTTTTTATATGTCTCTGTAGATTACTTGCTGCGCTGAAACTTTTCCCACATGAAGAGCAgaggtaaggtttctctccagtgtgaatgatctcgtgtgttttcaggggctctgaccgagtgaaactcctttcacagtgtgaacacttgtaaggtttctctcctgtatgaattctctcgtgtttttgtAGGTTTTGCGAgcaagtgaaactctttccacagtgtgaacacttgtaaggtttctctccggtATGAATTTTTTGGTGCTGTTTCAAGTGGCTGGCTGTAATATAAgtcttcccacattcaaagcacacaTGTGCCCTCATAAAggtatgtattttctggtgctctTTAAAATAGGACAGGtctgcaaaactctttccacaagaagaacacttgtaaggcttctcatttgtgtgtCTTTTCAGATGTTGTTTTAATCCTGAATCCAAAACAAAtatctttccacactgatcacattcaaATGGTCTTTCTCCGGTGTGACGGCGAAGATGATTCTTGAGATTATCTGCATATGCAAAACTTTTTCcgcactgatggcacgtgtacgGCTTTTCTCCactatgaactctcatgtgtttaataagatattgtttttgtgtgaaactctttccacactgatggcatgtaaAATGCTTTTTTCCTGTGTGAACTCTGGTGTGcatattaagatattttttacgtgcaaaactctttccacactgaaggcaggtgtaaggcttctctccagtatgaacacTCATGTGTATATTAAGATCACTTTTAaaactgaaactctttccacactgagagcagatACGGGATTTTTTGGCTGCTCTTCTTTGAGGTTTTTTTGTTGAgcaactcaaagatttttctccagttgtgAAATTCTGATGCTGAAGTTTCTTCTCCTTTTTGTTCAGTTCTTGAGGTTGCTCTTTCACTCCCGTCAGCTCTACAATAAACACAGTAAATGatcaaaaatacattcaaattcaAGAGGGACCATGTGAAACATCAAATTATCAAAAGGAAACACCATTAAAGGCAGAACACAAATGTTCAGTATATATTTGTGATTTTTGAagttaaaaacatatatatttatatcggggtgcttttcaaaaccttttcaaaaacagtgtgtcaaagtggttggttttcgtttctgctctaacgtgacatcaTGTccggcctcgcccacgactggtgacggactccaccctgttatcatagatcctcccgagtgatctacacacagtccgccattttctTTCTCGTTGCAAATCACCTTTCTGGATGTGCTTGTTAGCGGATTCCACGgctaaagttagcattgtctctgattgtagtCATGGAGACCAGAGCTAAGTTGGGGGCGGGGAgctgcagctcatttgcatttaaagagacacacacgaaaacagcgtgtttttgactccacccaaaaagaggcatttacaacatggtataataaatgatccgtggggtattttgagctgaaaattcacagacacattctgggacaCATGAGTCTTatgttacatcttgtaaaaaggggcataataggtctgtTTTAAATACAGATTTACAGTATGTGGCTACCGTTGGAGCACATCTGACCTCTTCTGgcagctggttccagctgcgggtggcataatagctaaacactctctcaccttgttttgagtgaatcCTCTGTATGTCTAACTGACTTGGTCCTAATGGTCTGAGAGGTCTGTTGGGTTTATATGCAGcaagcatatctgaaatgtatttatgtcCAAGGctattgagtgatttataaacgagtcatagtactttaaaatcaattctaaatgtaactggaagccagtgtaaagaccggagaactggagtaatatgctctGATTGTTTTGTTTGGGTGAGAATCCTGGCAATGGTATTCTTGCGGCAGGTGTCTAAAGGTCTTTTTGGGAGGGCCGGTGaggagtccattgcagtagtccaccctactggtgatgaatgcatgaacaagtttctctaagtcttgactggatactaaacatctaattctggctatatttttgagattatagtaggctgatttagttattacTTTGATGTGACTACAGAAACAAAtgtctgactccaaaatgacaccacTTCATTTTTTGTCTCTAGACCCTTGAAGTCAAGGCATGTGTTCTTCTTGGGAATATcgcctttgttgccaaatacaat
This window harbors:
- the LOC127624999 gene encoding zinc finger protein 501-like, producing MRELKKEVMKTKLMERDSLQKLEKVSCQSSVCVTDGTSTECQDSVWSGRDQSTPQQLLDKLSEQRSRDTQDSQLTLLCSTDAQESVCDSNQGDQTSTESLTSVCNAGEQQMLQTPVKMLKNPIEMRGENTVEEQLSDEEDDEITAEVQEIDEEDYYDDDDEKITAEEQPSEDDNDDVIPSELMEEQEEPQELNEVEEKLQDQKHHDLIPGKTSSSGSKSKKRRRRAAKKSFSCSQCGKSFTNDGNLNTHMRVHTGERPYTCHECGNCFTTKGNLNKHTRIHTGEKPYTCHHCRKSFTQKEQLVRHTRVHTGKKPFSCHQCGESFASADHLQDHLCLYSGERPFQCDQCGKTFVKAKFLKQHLKIHTKEKPYKCSLCGKSFACSFYFKVHQKTHTGVVANKCFKCEKIFTSAGQLTVHLKIHSGEKPFKCSQCEKSFTRLENLKTHERIHTGEKPYRCFSCGKSFKQSGHLQKHLKNHCPSSQTDQNESLSPII